A genomic region of Candidatus Limnocylindrales bacterium contains the following coding sequences:
- a CDS encoding PTS sugar transporter subunit IIA codes for MNLEQVLTPDSVSLDLTLTDKPRAIAHAASLLASEAGMPSDVVEGALLAREALGSTGVGGGIALPHARLHRLAKTHAVFLRLLSPIGFESNDARPVDLVCAIIAPDEPSAELLTAVSQIARVLRDQDKTAALRQSHDASEARAILVGSNGG; via the coding sequence ATGAATCTTGAACAAGTGCTGACCCCCGATTCCGTGTCCCTCGACCTCACCCTGACCGACAAGCCGCGTGCCATCGCGCACGCGGCAAGTCTGCTGGCGTCCGAGGCAGGCATGCCGAGCGACGTCGTCGAGGGAGCGCTGCTCGCACGCGAGGCGCTCGGGTCGACGGGAGTCGGCGGGGGAATCGCTCTGCCGCACGCCAGGCTGCACCGGCTCGCGAAGACGCACGCAGTCTTCCTTCGGCTGCTGTCGCCGATCGGTTTCGAGTCGAACGACGCGCGACCGGTCGACCTCGTATGCGCGATCATCGCACCCGACGAGCCGAGCGCCGAGCTTCTGACCGCGGTCTCGCAGATCGCGCGGGTCCTTCGCGACCAGGACAAGACCGCAGCGCTCCGGCAGTCGCACGACGCCAGCGAAGCGCGGGCGATCCTCGTCGGATCGAACGGCGGCTGA
- a CDS encoding acetyl-CoA hydrolase/transferase C-terminal domain-containing protein, producing the protein MNADLRAKTISADEAAELVKSGDWVDFGAGLSQPDLFDEALARRKDALRGVRIRACVTMSPRAVLESDPTGEHFLWFNWHFSGHDRGSNTGGRCNYIPMNFGEAPDYYRRFLDPVDVACIKTTAIDEDGWFNYAATNANTDAILERAKVIIVETSTAMPHVRSDGGRIHLRDVHYVIDGGENPLPELANPPVTEVDHRVATLIAEQIDDGACLQIGIGGMPNAVCLLLKDAGLEDLGIHTEMFVDGMVDLIESGVANGARKQMNKGEAVFTFAGGSRHSYDFLDRNPSVRSCPVDYTNLPDQIARNDRVVSINNTTQIDLQGQAASESDGHRHLTGTGGQLQFVRGAYASKGGKSFLCLASTYERHGVRRSRIVTALTPGNIVTTPRTDVMHVVTEYGSVCLKGKSVAERATALIALAHPDYREELEREARQQGMIPKHFF; encoded by the coding sequence ATGAACGCCGACCTTCGCGCAAAGACCATTTCGGCCGATGAGGCCGCCGAGCTCGTAAAATCGGGAGACTGGGTCGACTTCGGTGCCGGCCTGTCCCAGCCCGACCTGTTCGATGAAGCTCTCGCACGTCGCAAGGACGCGCTGCGTGGCGTTCGAATTCGAGCCTGCGTCACAATGTCGCCGCGGGCGGTTCTCGAATCGGACCCGACCGGCGAACATTTCCTGTGGTTCAACTGGCACTTCTCCGGCCACGACCGGGGCAGCAATACGGGTGGCCGGTGCAACTACATCCCGATGAATTTCGGCGAGGCGCCCGACTACTATCGCCGTTTCCTCGACCCCGTCGACGTGGCCTGCATCAAGACCACTGCGATCGACGAGGACGGGTGGTTCAACTACGCAGCCACCAACGCGAACACCGACGCCATCCTCGAGCGCGCGAAGGTCATCATCGTCGAGACCTCGACTGCGATGCCGCACGTCCGGAGCGACGGTGGAAGAATCCATCTCCGTGACGTCCACTACGTGATCGACGGCGGCGAGAACCCGCTTCCCGAGCTCGCCAACCCGCCGGTCACCGAAGTGGACCACCGCGTGGCCACCCTCATCGCCGAGCAGATCGACGACGGCGCCTGCCTGCAGATCGGCATCGGCGGCATGCCGAACGCCGTCTGCCTGTTGCTGAAGGATGCCGGCCTCGAGGATCTCGGCATTCATACCGAGATGTTCGTCGACGGCATGGTGGATCTCATCGAGTCGGGCGTCGCCAACGGCGCGCGCAAACAGATGAACAAGGGCGAGGCCGTCTTCACTTTTGCCGGCGGCTCGCGCCATTCGTACGATTTCCTCGACCGAAACCCGTCGGTTCGAAGCTGCCCTGTCGACTATACGAACCTTCCCGACCAGATCGCGCGCAACGACCGCGTGGTCTCGATCAACAACACCACGCAGATCGACCTGCAGGGCCAGGCCGCCTCCGAATCCGACGGCCACCGCCACCTGACCGGCACCGGAGGCCAGCTCCAGTTCGTCCGCGGTGCCTACGCCTCCAAAGGCGGAAAATCTTTCCTGTGCCTCGCATCCACCTACGAACGCCACGGCGTCAGGAGAAGCCGCATCGTCACCGCGCTGACCCCCGGCAACATCGTCACAACCCCGCGCACCGACGTCATGCACGTCGTAACCGAATACGGCAGCGTCTGCCTCAAAGGAAAGTCCGTCGCCGAACGCGCCACAGCGCTGATCGCCCTGGCCCACCCCGACTACAGAGAAGAACTGGAACGCGAAGCCAGACAGCAAGGCATGATCCCGAAGCACTTCTTCTGA
- a CDS encoding PQQ-binding-like beta-propeller repeat protein has protein sequence MKNRLRHLAIVAFAALVSSSVASAQCPDCSVKGGGSPKTDCHVELANDVLHVNYPFYPKKSKEVRCFDGDACDLDGIANNSCTFDVDLCLHNADPSLPDCVPATVTAVTVSDVEDFPELTSLQTAANGLLPASTNVCTTGQTVTVPLEGPDDNGVYTATKFSMKIGTEGGKDKDKYKFLCVPRGWPSHGYDNANTRATPLDTGIDSTNVSTLVEKWTFNTPGDNPAVSSTVTVGSTMVYTTAWDSKVYALDKKNGEIKWTFNTHATHGGITKGIQSSLTLTPEGRVLVADSNGQLYCLDGKKGTQVWHADAATADPNAAHAWASPLVANGMVLMGIASHNDAPCTRGTLIAYDLNTGVEKWRQHTVPERICYDDTTNECSANSDCVAAAAGSPCLIGDCDSNPEISCTTNADCPSTFLTGGQCIAAGSPTGECWLERSISCTADADCPACVPGVGGGVTATPAASADGTSIYMASVGCLSRPSIGNSDSIFKLDAATGDIVWAYRTESIEQFQSFEGGPTYHDYGFLNGPILTDNGTPLAVAGGKDGAIYAVNQETGALEWSNVISAPPTFAGFGLFNGADAYDAETDQFFAALDGSTTYATSNDHLISFNGADGTTGWSELPGSSNASWSSLTLANDVLYAGTNAHSRLDAYNKATGAFIASLNVPSGQVYGGAAVENGVIYIPFGNIISGDGGVIAYQLPTAP, from the coding sequence ATGAAAAATCGACTTCGTCATCTCGCCATCGTTGCGTTCGCTGCGCTCGTGTCGTCGAGCGTTGCGTCGGCCCAGTGCCCGGACTGTTCCGTCAAGGGCGGTGGCAGCCCGAAGACCGACTGTCACGTCGAGCTCGCAAACGACGTGCTGCACGTGAACTACCCGTTCTATCCGAAGAAGAGCAAGGAAGTGCGCTGCTTCGACGGCGATGCGTGCGACCTCGACGGCATCGCGAACAACTCGTGCACGTTCGACGTCGACCTCTGCCTGCACAACGCGGATCCGTCCCTGCCCGACTGCGTACCGGCGACCGTTACGGCCGTTACGGTAAGCGACGTCGAGGATTTCCCGGAGCTCACGAGCCTGCAGACTGCCGCAAATGGCCTGCTTCCCGCCAGCACCAACGTCTGCACGACCGGTCAGACCGTCACTGTCCCGCTCGAAGGTCCGGACGACAACGGCGTCTACACGGCGACCAAATTCTCCATGAAAATCGGCACCGAAGGCGGCAAGGACAAGGACAAATACAAGTTCCTGTGCGTGCCGCGCGGCTGGCCGAGCCACGGCTACGACAATGCGAATACGCGCGCGACGCCGCTCGACACCGGCATCGACTCGACGAACGTTTCGACGCTCGTCGAGAAGTGGACGTTCAATACGCCGGGCGACAACCCTGCGGTCAGCTCGACGGTGACGGTCGGCTCGACGATGGTCTACACGACCGCCTGGGACAGCAAGGTCTACGCGCTCGACAAGAAGAACGGCGAGATCAAGTGGACGTTCAATACCCACGCCACCCACGGCGGCATCACCAAGGGAATTCAAAGCTCGCTTACGCTCACGCCCGAAGGCCGCGTGCTTGTGGCCGACAGCAACGGACAGCTCTACTGCCTCGACGGAAAGAAAGGCACGCAGGTCTGGCACGCCGACGCGGCGACTGCGGATCCGAACGCCGCACACGCGTGGGCAAGCCCGCTGGTCGCCAACGGCATGGTGCTGATGGGAATCGCATCGCACAACGACGCGCCGTGTACGCGCGGTACGCTGATCGCGTACGACCTCAACACAGGTGTGGAGAAATGGCGCCAGCACACCGTTCCGGAGCGCATCTGCTACGACGACACGACCAACGAGTGCAGCGCGAACAGCGATTGCGTCGCCGCTGCGGCAGGCTCGCCTTGCCTGATCGGAGACTGCGACAGCAACCCGGAAATCTCGTGCACCACGAACGCGGATTGCCCGAGCACGTTCCTTACGGGCGGTCAGTGCATTGCAGCCGGATCACCGACGGGAGAGTGCTGGCTCGAGCGATCGATCTCGTGCACGGCCGACGCCGATTGTCCGGCGTGCGTCCCGGGGGTCGGCGGTGGAGTAACGGCGACGCCGGCGGCTTCGGCCGACGGAACCTCCATCTACATGGCGAGCGTCGGCTGCCTGTCGCGGCCGTCGATCGGCAACTCCGACAGCATCTTCAAGCTCGACGCCGCAACCGGCGACATCGTGTGGGCTTACCGGACCGAGTCGATCGAGCAGTTCCAGTCGTTCGAGGGCGGACCGACCTACCACGATTACGGATTCCTCAACGGGCCGATCCTCACCGACAACGGCACGCCGCTGGCCGTGGCCGGTGGAAAGGACGGAGCGATCTACGCAGTGAACCAGGAAACCGGCGCGCTCGAATGGTCGAACGTCATTTCGGCGCCACCGACGTTCGCCGGATTCGGACTCTTCAACGGCGCGGACGCGTACGACGCGGAGACCGATCAGTTCTTTGCAGCGCTCGACGGCAGCACGACGTACGCGACGTCGAACGACCACCTGATCTCCTTCAATGGGGCAGACGGAACGACCGGCTGGTCAGAGCTTCCGGGCTCGTCGAACGCGAGCTGGAGCAGTCTCACGCTCGCGAACGACGTTCTCTATGCGGGAACCAATGCCCATTCGCGGCTCGACGCGTACAACAAGGCGACGGGCGCGTTCATCGCATCGCTGAACGTCCCGTCCGGACAGGTCTACGGCGGAGCGGCGGTCGAAAACGGCGTGATCTACATTCCCTTCGGGAACATCATCAGCGGCGACGGCGGCGTGATCGCCTACCAGTTGCCGACGGCGCCGTAG
- a CDS encoding aldehyde dehydrogenase — MQTQDKLYIGGQWQAPSSGATIDVISPHTEEAIARVPEAREADVDAAVAAARHAFDDGPWPRMPAAERAAHMAQLSAILQGRSEEIAETITREMGSPISFSNLGQAMAANMVLDYFTGLAREFAFEETRQGMMGPCVVRHEPVGVVAAIVPWNVPLFTIMLKLAPALAAGCTIVVKPAPETPLDAYILAEACTQAGIPEGVVSIVQTGREVGEYLVRHPGVDKVSFTGSTAAGRHIASICGQNLKRVTLELGGKSACIVMEDADLDMAIPGLMGGAIMNNGQACVGQTRILAPRSRYDEVAERLSAAVGAMRVGDPMDPSTECGPLVSSRQRERVEGYIAIGRGEGAKVAVGGGRPSSMDKGWYVEPTLMTGVNNSMRVAREEIFGPVLVLIPFDDEKDAVAIANDSEYGLAGSVWTADVDRGLDVARRVRTGVYTVNGFMMEFGSPFGGFKSSGIGRELGPEGLRAYLESKQVNLPWGYEPALRQ, encoded by the coding sequence ATGCAGACCCAGGACAAGCTCTACATCGGCGGCCAGTGGCAGGCTCCCTCTTCCGGCGCGACCATCGACGTGATCTCGCCGCATACCGAGGAAGCCATCGCCCGGGTTCCCGAGGCCCGCGAGGCCGACGTGGATGCGGCCGTCGCGGCCGCACGCCACGCGTTCGACGACGGCCCGTGGCCGCGCATGCCGGCCGCCGAGCGCGCGGCCCACATGGCCCAGCTCTCGGCCATCCTCCAGGGGCGCAGCGAGGAGATCGCCGAGACGATCACGCGCGAGATGGGCTCGCCGATCAGCTTTTCGAACCTCGGCCAGGCGATGGCCGCCAACATGGTGCTCGACTACTTCACCGGGCTCGCGCGCGAGTTCGCATTCGAAGAGACGCGCCAGGGAATGATGGGACCGTGCGTGGTGCGCCACGAGCCGGTCGGCGTGGTCGCGGCGATCGTGCCGTGGAACGTCCCGCTGTTCACGATCATGCTCAAGCTCGCGCCGGCACTGGCCGCCGGCTGCACGATCGTCGTCAAACCGGCGCCCGAGACTCCGCTCGACGCGTACATCCTTGCCGAGGCCTGCACGCAGGCCGGCATTCCGGAAGGCGTCGTCAGCATCGTCCAGACCGGGCGTGAGGTCGGCGAATACCTCGTGCGGCATCCCGGCGTTGACAAGGTTTCGTTCACGGGTTCGACCGCCGCCGGACGGCACATCGCATCGATCTGCGGCCAGAACCTGAAGCGCGTCACGCTCGAGCTCGGCGGAAAGTCGGCCTGCATCGTCATGGAGGACGCCGACCTCGACATGGCGATCCCGGGCCTGATGGGCGGCGCGATCATGAACAACGGCCAGGCGTGCGTCGGGCAGACGCGCATTCTCGCGCCGCGCTCGCGCTACGACGAAGTCGCCGAGCGCCTTTCGGCGGCAGTCGGCGCGATGCGCGTCGGCGATCCGATGGATCCGTCGACCGAGTGCGGGCCGCTGGTTTCGAGCCGGCAGCGCGAGCGCGTCGAAGGCTACATCGCGATCGGTCGCGGCGAAGGCGCCAAGGTTGCGGTCGGCGGCGGCCGCCCGTCGTCGATGGACAAAGGCTGGTACGTGGAGCCGACGCTGATGACCGGCGTCAACAATTCGATGCGCGTCGCGCGCGAGGAGATCTTCGGACCAGTGCTCGTGCTGATCCCGTTCGACGACGAGAAGGACGCGGTCGCGATCGCCAACGACTCGGAATACGGGCTCGCGGGATCCGTATGGACCGCCGACGTGGACCGCGGGCTCGACGTCGCGCGCCGCGTGCGCACCGGCGTCTACACCGTCAACGGTTTCATGATGGAGTTCGGCTCGCCGTTCGGCGGCTTCAAGTCGTCCGGGATCGGTCGCGAGCTCGGACCCGAAGGCCTGCGCGCGTATCTCGAGTCGAAGCAGGTCAATCTGCCGTGGGGATACGAGCCGGCGCTCCGGCAGTAA